The Methylotenera sp. G11 genome includes a window with the following:
- the hxlA gene encoding 3-hexulose-6-phosphate synthase, with product MALTQMALDSLDFDATVALATTVAPHVDILEIGTPCIKHNGIKLLETLRAKFPNNKILVDLKTADAGFYEAEPFFKAGADIVTVLGISDIGTIKGVIDVANKYGKKAQVDLINVADKAAVTKAVAAAGAHIIGVHTGLDQQAAGQTPFADLALVAGLNLGVEISVAGGVKAATAKQVVDAGATIVVAGAAIYGAADPAAAAAEITAIVHG from the coding sequence ATGGCTTTAACCCAAATGGCATTAGATTCATTAGATTTCGACGCAACAGTTGCTTTGGCAACTACAGTTGCTCCACACGTGGACATCCTGGAAATCGGTACACCATGCATCAAGCACAACGGTATCAAATTGCTTGAAACATTGCGCGCTAAATTCCCAAACAACAAAATCTTGGTTGACTTGAAAACAGCTGACGCTGGTTTCTACGAAGCTGAGCCATTCTTCAAGGCTGGTGCTGATATCGTTACTGTATTGGGTATCTCAGATATCGGTACAATCAAAGGCGTAATCGATGTTGCTAACAAATACGGCAAAAAAGCACAAGTTGACTTGATCAACGTTGCTGACAAAGCTGCTGTTACTAAAGCAGTTGCTGCTGCTGGCGCTCACATCATCGGCGTTCACACTGGTCTGGACCAACAAGCTGCTGGTCAAACACCATTCGCTGACTTGGCTTTAGTTGCTGGTTTGAACTTAGGCGTTGAAATCTCAGTTGCTGGTGGCGTTAAAGCTGCTACAGCTAAACAAGTTGTTGACGCTGGTGCAACTATCGTTGTTGCTGGTGCTGCTATCTACGGCGCTGCTGACCCAGCTGCTGCTGCTGCAGAAATCACAGCTATCGTTCACGGTTAA
- a CDS encoding hydantoinase/oxoprolinase family protein: protein MTENYIGWDIGGAHLKAVLLDSEGVVQAATQVYCPLWRGLRELEFAIDHVLLEFNANRHAVTMTGELVDIFQNRREGVLKIAGTLTSKLQGEVRYYAGRHGFVDSTALDRHWADIASMNWYASVQYVAKKLPKAIFVDIGSTTTDIALIDNAAPQVDGFTDAARLQSDELVYTGVVRTPLMAVAQKVPFAGQMTNVAAEFFATAADVYSLTGDMDMAGNMAETADGADKTIEASACRIARMIGRDAEDAPLSSWKALAGSFKEMQLEQIRQALLKHMSLLKDDSALQLVGAGAGAFLASELAVRLELEYHAVSEFIAAIDHETRDMAAICFPAYAVAYLCVGDAGESA from the coding sequence ATGACAGAAAATTATATAGGCTGGGATATAGGCGGGGCGCACCTGAAAGCGGTGCTGCTCGATAGTGAAGGCGTAGTGCAGGCCGCTACTCAGGTTTATTGCCCGCTATGGCGAGGTCTGCGTGAGCTGGAATTCGCGATTGACCATGTTTTGCTGGAGTTCAATGCGAACCGGCATGCGGTGACCATGACCGGCGAACTGGTGGATATTTTCCAGAACAGGCGTGAGGGTGTGCTGAAAATCGCAGGTACGCTGACTTCAAAACTGCAGGGTGAGGTGCGTTACTATGCCGGCAGGCACGGCTTTGTGGACAGCACCGCCCTTGATCGGCATTGGGCGGATATTGCATCCATGAACTGGTATGCCAGTGTACAGTATGTCGCAAAGAAGCTGCCTAAAGCGATATTTGTAGATATTGGCAGTACCACAACCGATATTGCCCTGATTGATAATGCGGCGCCGCAGGTCGATGGATTCACCGATGCTGCGCGTTTGCAGAGTGATGAGCTGGTGTATACGGGGGTCGTCCGTACACCGCTGATGGCAGTTGCGCAGAAAGTTCCATTTGCAGGGCAGATGACTAATGTTGCAGCAGAGTTTTTTGCCACTGCCGCCGATGTGTATAGCTTAACCGGTGATATGGATATGGCTGGCAACATGGCGGAAACCGCTGATGGTGCCGATAAGACAATTGAGGCCAGTGCCTGCCGTATTGCGCGTATGATAGGTCGTGATGCCGAGGATGCGCCATTGTCTTCATGGAAAGCTCTGGCCGGCTCTTTTAAAGAAATGCAGCTTGAACAGATCAGGCAAGCTTTGCTTAAACATATGTCCTTGCTGAAGGATGATTCTGCTTTGCAATTAGTCGGTGCAGGCGCAGGTGCGTTCCTGGCGTCGGAACTGGCTGTCCGGCTTGAACTTGAATATCACGCTGTTTCTGAATTTATTGCAGCGATCGATCACGAAACCAGGGACATGGCGGCCATATGTTTCCCTGCTTATGCAGTTGCTTACCTGTGCGTTGGGGATGCGGGAGAATCGGCGTGA
- a CDS encoding ATP-grasp domain-containing protein, producing MRDTLLQDLAELGFYELTVLHDARLQPPPQAAHSIAVEPGKFKEHFTLALAQVDMVWLIAPESEGTLLELSELCYEAEKAEHGPIFLGSGFDTMLTGTSKTLCYEALLAANIHTLPVHAGEDVMQPSYYDSLLKLNIKSWVVKPEDGAGCEGIRRFDSLPELKDWISEDGRYLNYFAQPYQQGISASFSMLCRNGKAWLLSCNQQHIECNDGRFRLAGVSVNAMLPYWQRFETIARKIARMLPDALGYIGVDVIVEPETNKIYVLEINPRLTTSYAGLRQALNMNPARLILDCILNDRFRMPDFTKNGLAQNQAEVRL from the coding sequence ATGCGCGATACCTTGCTGCAGGACCTGGCTGAACTGGGCTTTTACGAGCTCACGGTTCTTCATGATGCGAGATTACAGCCGCCGCCTCAGGCCGCACATAGCATTGCAGTAGAGCCGGGTAAGTTTAAAGAACATTTCACCCTGGCGCTTGCCCAAGTGGATATGGTCTGGTTAATTGCACCGGAATCAGAAGGTACGCTGCTGGAATTAAGCGAGTTGTGCTATGAGGCAGAAAAAGCTGAGCATGGCCCGATCTTTCTGGGCTCCGGTTTTGATACTATGCTGACCGGTACCAGCAAGACGCTGTGCTACGAAGCACTGCTGGCAGCCAATATCCATACCTTGCCGGTGCATGCCGGGGAAGATGTCATGCAGCCGTCTTATTACGATAGCCTGTTGAAGCTGAATATTAAAAGCTGGGTGGTCAAACCTGAAGATGGCGCCGGCTGCGAGGGAATCCGCCGGTTTGATTCACTGCCGGAACTAAAAGACTGGATATCTGAAGATGGGCGCTATCTGAATTATTTTGCGCAGCCATATCAGCAAGGCATCTCGGCAAGTTTCTCGATGTTGTGCCGTAACGGAAAAGCATGGCTGTTAAGCTGTAATCAGCAGCATATTGAGTGCAATGACGGCCGGTTCAGGCTGGCAGGCGTGTCAGTGAATGCAATGCTGCCTTACTGGCAGCGCTTCGAGACCATTGCCAGGAAAATCGCCAGAATGCTGCCCGATGCGCTTGGTTATATCGGTGTGGATGTGATTGTGGAGCCTGAAACCAATAAAATTTATGTGCTGGAAATTAACCCGCGCCTCACAACAAGCTATGCTGGGCTGCGCCAGGCATTGAATATGAACCCAGCCAGGCTGATCCTGGACTGTATTTTGAATGACCGTTTCAGAATGCCTGATTTTACGAAAAATGGCTTGGCGCAGAATCAGGCTGAAGTACGACTATGA
- the tal gene encoding transaldolase has protein sequence MATLLEQLKTMTTIVADTGDVEAIKAVKPYDATTNPSLLLKASQLPQYAPLIDAAIAYAKAQGGSKEQQIDNAADKLAVLIGMEIVKEVPGRISTEVDARLSFNIDAMVAKGRKIIKLYEEAGVDKSRVLIKLASTWEGIKAGEILEKEGINCNLTLLFGFGQARACAEAGVFLISPFVGRILDWYKAKTGETYTSETDPGVLSVRKIYAYYKEHGYKTVVMGASFRNIGEVTALAGCDRLTIAPNLLQELEATEGSLTRVLVDGGTKTAAPAKLTEAEFRFALNEDPMATEKLAEGIRGFVVDQNKLEAALSAKL, from the coding sequence ATGGCTACTTTATTAGAGCAATTAAAAACTATGACCACAATCGTGGCAGATACAGGTGATGTTGAAGCGATTAAAGCGGTTAAACCATACGACGCAACAACCAACCCATCTTTATTGTTAAAAGCAAGCCAATTGCCGCAATACGCTCCATTGATTGATGCTGCTATTGCTTACGCAAAAGCACAAGGCGGTTCTAAGGAACAGCAAATCGACAACGCGGCTGACAAACTGGCTGTATTGATCGGTATGGAAATCGTTAAAGAAGTGCCAGGCCGCATCTCAACTGAAGTTGATGCACGTCTGTCATTCAATATCGATGCAATGGTGGCTAAAGGCCGTAAAATCATCAAACTGTATGAAGAAGCCGGCGTAGATAAAAGCCGTGTTCTGATCAAGCTGGCTTCAACCTGGGAAGGTATCAAAGCCGGTGAGATCCTTGAAAAAGAAGGCATCAACTGTAACCTGACATTGCTGTTCGGTTTCGGCCAGGCACGTGCATGTGCTGAAGCTGGCGTATTCCTGATTTCACCATTCGTTGGCCGTATCCTTGACTGGTACAAGGCAAAAACAGGTGAGACATACACATCAGAAACAGACCCAGGTGTATTGTCAGTGCGTAAAATCTACGCTTACTACAAAGAGCATGGCTACAAAACTGTTGTGATGGGCGCGTCATTCCGTAACATCGGTGAAGTAACTGCCTTGGCTGGCTGCGATCGCCTGACTATCGCTCCAAACCTGCTGCAAGAGCTGGAAGCAACAGAAGGTTCATTGACCCGCGTACTGGTTGATGGCGGCACTAAAACAGCAGCGCCTGCTAAATTGACAGAAGCTGAGTTCCGTTTTGCATTGAACGAAGACCCAATGGCGACTGAGAAACTGGCTGAAGGCATCCGCGGTTTCGTAGTTGACCAAAACAAACTGGAAGCTGCATTAAGCGCAAAACTATAA
- a CDS encoding ATP-binding protein produces the protein MQFKDRIFIMAGLSLVACMLALSAEFNTHALSAIMDDHSVGHASLGLTCFLTVVFAVLPFLWFSKLSPVYALLSICAYILAIVTLVFAAAYLFKIWVPPTGCILAILLAYPIWSCARLNSAQAALDHALQNLQDELARLGMEQESGQPHSGEDPQQARIRKLALTARHLRDMHKARSDTLVFISHDIRTPLGAAMLLLEKFEQNKYRGRIEHLLTRAHTMAEGFLQASRAEMSDVNKFNVLDMVSLTQQVVDDVYELLTTKNISLEMHHPDENVWVRGDFGLLFRAVSNILQNAVNYSPERSVIRVVIDKDDVMLRLKVTDQGPGIPEDKIQKLFRRFTRADGEHQDQGGSGLGLYFVDVTVRKHRGTVSAANIPMRGAEFVITLPLERRRKNLPVAYDRRAKPQSTFEDII, from the coding sequence ATGCAATTTAAAGACCGTATTTTTATCATGGCTGGTCTTTCGCTTGTTGCATGCATGCTCGCGTTAAGTGCCGAGTTCAACACGCATGCCTTGTCTGCCATTATGGATGATCATTCAGTCGGGCATGCATCGCTGGGGCTTACATGCTTCTTGACGGTTGTGTTCGCAGTGCTGCCATTCTTATGGTTTTCAAAACTGTCTCCCGTTTACGCTTTGCTCAGTATATGTGCATACATTCTTGCCATTGTTACGCTGGTATTTGCGGCGGCATACCTGTTCAAAATATGGGTGCCGCCAACTGGCTGCATTCTGGCAATATTGCTGGCTTATCCTATATGGAGCTGCGCCAGGCTTAACTCGGCACAGGCGGCGCTGGATCATGCACTGCAAAACCTGCAGGATGAACTTGCAAGGCTGGGTATGGAGCAGGAGTCCGGGCAGCCGCATAGTGGCGAAGACCCTCAGCAGGCGCGTATCCGTAAATTGGCGTTAACCGCCAGACACTTGCGCGACATGCATAAAGCCAGGAGCGATACGCTGGTTTTTATTTCGCATGATATCCGTACCCCGCTTGGGGCTGCAATGCTGCTTCTCGAAAAGTTCGAACAGAATAAATACAGGGGGCGCATCGAGCATTTGCTGACGCGTGCACACACCATGGCGGAAGGTTTTCTTCAGGCATCGCGTGCAGAGATGTCCGATGTCAATAAATTTAACGTGCTGGACATGGTGAGCTTGACGCAGCAGGTTGTCGATGATGTTTATGAGTTGCTGACCACTAAAAATATATCTCTGGAAATGCATCATCCGGATGAGAATGTTTGGGTTAGGGGTGATTTCGGGCTCTTGTTCAGGGCTGTGTCCAACATCCTTCAGAATGCAGTCAATTATTCCCCGGAACGTTCCGTGATCAGGGTGGTGATTGATAAGGACGATGTCATGCTCCGCCTGAAAGTGACCGACCAAGGGCCGGGAATTCCTGAAGATAAAATCCAGAAGCTGTTCAGGCGCTTCACCCGTGCGGATGGGGAGCACCAAGACCAGGGAGGCAGCGGTCTGGGTCTGTATTTTGTGGATGTCACCGTTAGAAAACATCGCGGTACGGTCTCGGCTGCAAATATTCCCATGCGCGGGGCTGAGTTTGTGATTACCCTGCCGCTTGAGCGCAGGCGGAAAAATCTTCCGGTTGCTTATGACAGAAGAGCCAAACCGCAAAGCACATTTGAGGACATCATATGA
- a CDS encoding HisA/HisF-related TIM barrel protein: MQIIPVIDLLGGTVVHAKKGDRKNYHAIQSLISGSSDPLDIVAALLKYHPFKQLYIADLNAIQKTGSNNLKIIKSIALHHPGLELWVDAGINSTAEVALWSACNFNVILGSENFSDLDNFINIRKQLNSNFVLSLDFMPNGYHGPQELLQNPEYWPEQVILMSLPHVGANQGPDLELIERFRQLSQQHRFYSAGGVRSADDLNRLKQVGTDGALLATALHRRQISQAELECLSQ, translated from the coding sequence ATGCAAATAATCCCTGTCATTGATTTATTGGGTGGCACGGTCGTGCATGCGAAAAAAGGCGACCGTAAAAACTACCATGCCATTCAATCCTTGATTTCAGGTTCCAGTGACCCTCTTGATATTGTTGCCGCCTTACTTAAATATCACCCTTTTAAACAACTCTACATCGCCGACCTCAATGCCATACAGAAGACCGGTAGCAACAATCTGAAGATCATTAAAAGTATCGCACTGCATCACCCCGGCCTTGAACTTTGGGTTGATGCCGGTATTAATAGCACGGCTGAGGTCGCCCTGTGGTCCGCTTGTAATTTTAACGTGATTTTAGGTAGCGAAAACTTTTCTGATTTGGATAATTTCATAAATATCAGAAAACAGCTGAATTCAAACTTTGTATTGTCTCTGGACTTTATGCCGAACGGTTACCATGGCCCGCAGGAACTCCTGCAAAACCCGGAATACTGGCCTGAACAGGTAATATTGATGTCGCTCCCGCATGTAGGGGCTAACCAGGGCCCAGACTTGGAACTAATCGAGAGGTTCAGGCAGCTATCGCAACAGCATAGATTCTACTCAGCCGGCGGTGTGCGCAGTGCTGATGATTTAAACAGGCTGAAGCAAGTCGGCACTGATGGCGCCCTGCTAGCTACGGCACTGCATCGCAGGCAGATATCCCAGGCTGAACTGGAATGCCTGTCACAGTAA
- the pabB gene encoding aminodeoxychorismate synthase component I: protein MSLLKHHLVYHHDSARLFARIAHKPWAVFLDSGQLLDPVSGQPGSQYGRYDILAADPFITLISDESQTTVSEHGHTYITDIDPFELVKQAMQSYVAEPGDIPFTGGVIGYFGYDLARRLEKLASTASNSDAIPPMQVGIYDWAVVIDHRDKTACLVSHGFDAETRENWDALKALFDAPFSDQDTNLVGFAVSSPVCANMDKHTYARAFSAIKNYIHEGDCYQVNLAQRFAARATGDGWLAYRKLREVSPAPFMAYMNLGRTEVLSGSPERFLQVVDGHVETRPIKGTRPRAEDAVLDAQYAAELQSSIKDKAENLMIVDLLRNDIGKNCETGSVKADKLFQLQSFANVHHLVSIVTGRLQAVKTAVDLLRGCFPGGSITGAPKLRAMEIIEELEPHRRGVYCGAIGYIGFDGNMDTNIAIRTAVYIKNSDGEGELSFYAGGGIVADSDMDKEYTETLDKASSMMKVMKFFTKT, encoded by the coding sequence GTGAGTTTGCTGAAGCACCATCTTGTATATCATCATGACAGTGCGCGCCTGTTTGCGCGAATTGCACATAAACCATGGGCCGTGTTCCTGGATAGCGGGCAGCTGCTTGACCCTGTTAGCGGACAGCCAGGCAGCCAGTATGGCCGCTATGATATTCTGGCGGCAGACCCTTTTATCACATTGATCAGCGATGAGTCGCAGACTACCGTATCAGAGCACGGCCATACTTATATCACTGACATAGACCCGTTTGAACTGGTAAAACAGGCGATGCAGTCTTATGTAGCGGAGCCGGGCGATATTCCGTTTACAGGCGGGGTGATCGGCTATTTTGGTTATGACCTTGCGCGCCGGCTGGAAAAACTGGCGAGTACTGCATCAAACAGCGATGCAATTCCGCCCATGCAGGTTGGCATCTATGACTGGGCGGTTGTGATTGACCATCGCGATAAAACAGCCTGTTTGGTTTCCCATGGGTTTGATGCTGAGACGCGTGAAAATTGGGATGCTTTAAAAGCCTTGTTCGATGCGCCTTTCAGTGATCAGGATACAAACTTGGTGGGCTTTGCCGTGAGCTCTCCAGTCTGTGCCAATATGGATAAGCATACTTATGCAAGAGCTTTTTCCGCAATCAAAAATTATATCCACGAAGGTGACTGTTACCAGGTGAATCTTGCACAAAGGTTTGCTGCGAGGGCGACGGGTGATGGCTGGCTGGCATACCGCAAGTTACGGGAGGTTAGCCCGGCACCTTTCATGGCCTATATGAATCTGGGGCGTACGGAGGTGCTGTCCGGCTCCCCTGAGCGATTCCTGCAGGTGGTGGATGGGCATGTTGAGACGCGGCCGATCAAAGGCACCAGGCCGCGCGCAGAAGATGCGGTGCTCGACGCACAGTATGCGGCAGAGCTGCAATCGAGTATTAAAGATAAAGCCGAGAACCTGATGATTGTAGATTTGCTGCGTAATGATATCGGCAAGAATTGTGAGACGGGTTCAGTTAAAGCTGATAAATTATTTCAGCTGCAAAGCTTTGCCAACGTGCATCATTTAGTCAGTATCGTCACTGGCAGGCTGCAGGCGGTAAAAACGGCGGTTGACCTGCTGCGCGGCTGCTTTCCCGGAGGCTCTATCACCGGTGCGCCTAAGCTCAGGGCCATGGAAATCATAGAAGAGCTGGAGCCGCACCGGCGCGGCGTGTATTGCGGCGCAATCGGCTACATTGGTTTTGATGGCAATATGGATACCAATATTGCCATCCGTACGGCCGTTTATATTAAAAACAGTGATGGTGAGGGGGAGCTGAGCTTTTATGCCGGCGGCGGGATTGTGGCAGATTCCGATATGGATAAAGAGTATACGGAAACGCTGGATAAAGCTTCGAGCATGATGAAGGTGATGAAGTTTTTTACAAAAACATAA
- the hxlB gene encoding 6-phospho-3-hexuloisomerase, protein MSSQELILGRLTTILSETDNSKAATLLKMVEEAGRTFIGGAGRSLLVSRFFAMRLVHAGYNVNMIGEVVTPAIKAGDLLVLVSGSGGTETLLPFVKKAKSVGAKLVVISMKKSSAMADVADLVIQIGNDNSFPLTKGMPMGSQFELSTLLFLEAAIADLIFAKGLTEEGMRAIHANLE, encoded by the coding sequence ATGAGCAGTCAAGAATTGATTTTGGGTAGACTAACTACTATTTTGTCAGAAACAGATAACAGCAAAGCAGCTACTTTGCTGAAAATGGTTGAAGAGGCTGGCCGTACATTTATTGGCGGTGCTGGTCGTTCTCTACTTGTATCACGTTTCTTCGCAATGCGCTTGGTGCATGCTGGCTATAACGTTAATATGATCGGTGAAGTGGTTACTCCGGCGATCAAAGCGGGTGACTTGCTGGTTCTGGTTTCCGGTTCAGGCGGTACAGAAACATTGTTGCCATTCGTTAAAAAGGCAAAATCAGTGGGCGCCAAACTGGTTGTGATTTCCATGAAGAAATCTTCTGCAATGGCAGATGTTGCAGACCTCGTTATCCAAATCGGTAACGACAATAGCTTCCCGTTAACTAAGGGCATGCCTATGGGCAGCCAGTTCGAGCTTTCAACATTGCTGTTCCTGGAAGCCGCTATTGCTGACCTGATTTTTGCTAAAGGCCTGACTGAAGAAGGTATGCGTGCAATTCACGCTAACCTGGAATAA
- a CDS encoding YadA-like family protein yields MGKKSIYIFFVKAGNLISWQLQSVYLSKFDNRELQMNKTHYRLVFNKLRGMLMAVAEHVTSSGKSNRETGAQATKHSEALQNLYDIDKCKQKLLVMAVCSAFVSGANAAEEILVSDGMGGYVPTTITITNSGTVLQLGMTGRLTTNLGSITTLDTSSIAADNVNVVYALGAETVNATTANADSVNITTNLGVGNLSGSSGIVNIQNGASTTIQLNGATGAIGAATVGANVGNITTVNSSTVNTTTANTTNANITTNLGVGNLSGSSGIVNIQNGASTTIQLNGATGAIGAATGNITTVNSTATNTATLGTSGLATLNSASVTTTLGVTGATTLGGATQVNNTLGVTGQTTTAGIGNTGDITNSGNVGTATLGTTGLATLNSAVVNTTLGVTGAMTLDGAATLSNTLAVDTNGAAAGGNTLTVNGTAASLLANSHGLTIDASNNTTTLNGGTRSATWTLQDGNLDGLGPVGSPNPGGATLTVSGVNSGTAKTLFNATTNADSSLSAVTIGDAVNNNSVNTMVGSTNTIANSATYAGATSGIQVTGTGVDVKGATANSITATGAGATNNFVAPTTLIGNANTFGASTVGINALGATGVLDVKGTTLNLNSSQGANVTNIGTGTTTGAVNIGNAGNTTSMQSGTNLIGTLVPNSVNTIGNGTTSTNTMQGASNLLNATTNTIANSGTYAGATSGIQVTGTGVDIKGGANSLTGTTNTITGTTNNIAGATNINTTTPTGTLTTIGNSANAVTDKALQVNGGMSSTGNSTIATANGTTNTFGSGANANNTIGGSSNSVNTIGNAYTSTNTMQGNTNTISSAGGANQLQTNAAGAANGTTLSGSGVTNGVVISGSNEATPLAKSQVILNSTTASMATPTAGGGSVVINNNTSTVLKGGTAAGGTTMTLDNNGASFANNGTGAPVRVGGIADGVAPNDAVNRRQYDYLDNKLGGVADKAYAGVASALAMSALPQIRPGFNYNVGMAVGNYANQSAVAIGAKANIGENWQVNASAGVSQGNNALAVGAGFSW; encoded by the coding sequence ATGGGAAAAAAATCCATTTATATATTTTTTGTAAAAGCTGGAAATTTAATTTCATGGCAATTGCAAAGTGTTTACTTAAGTAAATTTGATAATAGGGAGCTTCAAATGAACAAAACGCATTATCGACTTGTATTTAACAAACTTCGCGGCATGCTCATGGCTGTGGCAGAACACGTAACTAGTTCAGGCAAGTCTAATCGTGAAACTGGCGCACAAGCTACTAAACACAGCGAGGCATTGCAAAATCTCTATGACATAGATAAATGTAAACAGAAACTATTAGTCATGGCCGTATGTTCGGCGTTCGTAAGTGGGGCAAATGCGGCAGAAGAAATTCTGGTGTCGGATGGCATGGGTGGTTATGTTCCAACCACTATTACCATTACCAACAGTGGCACTGTTCTACAACTAGGAATGACAGGAAGATTAACTACTAATTTAGGCAGTATCACTACTTTGGATACTAGCTCTATAGCTGCTGATAATGTGAATGTTGTCTATGCTTTGGGTGCTGAAACTGTGAATGCCACTACAGCAAATGCGGACAGTGTAAATATTACCACCAACTTGGGTGTCGGTAATTTGTCCGGTTCGTCGGGTATAGTTAACATACAAAATGGCGCTTCTACCACAATTCAGCTAAATGGAGCCACTGGGGCAATCGGTGCCGCTACTGTGGGCGCCAATGTTGGCAATATCACCACTGTAAATAGTAGTACAGTAAATACCACTACAGCAAATACCACTAATGCGAATATTACCACCAACTTGGGTGTCGGTAATTTGTCCGGTTCGTCGGGTATAGTTAACATACAAAATGGCGCTTCTACCACAATTCAGCTAAATGGAGCCACTGGGGCAATTGGTGCCGCGACGGGTAATATTACCACTGTAAATAGTACAGCAACAAATACCGCTACTTTAGGCACCAGCGGTCTTGCAACCCTGAACTCAGCATCTGTGACCACCACCTTAGGTGTCACTGGTGCGACGACACTTGGTGGTGCAACGCAAGTGAACAATACATTAGGCGTTACCGGTCAAACCACCACAGCAGGTATCGGCAATACTGGTGATATTACTAACAGCGGCAACGTCGGTACGGCTACCTTAGGCACTACCGGGCTTGCCACACTGAACTCTGCCGTTGTAAACACCACTTTAGGTGTGACAGGAGCTATGACATTAGACGGTGCAGCAACGCTTAGTAATACGCTGGCAGTAGACACTAATGGCGCGGCGGCTGGTGGCAACACGCTTACCGTGAATGGCACGGCAGCTTCTTTACTCGCCAACAGTCATGGCTTAACGATTGATGCTAGTAACAATACTACAACACTTAATGGCGGTACGCGTTCGGCTACATGGACGTTGCAAGACGGTAATTTGGATGGCCTTGGCCCTGTAGGCAGCCCTAATCCCGGCGGTGCAACATTGACGGTAAGTGGTGTTAATAGTGGTACTGCTAAAACCTTGTTTAATGCAACCACCAACGCTGACAGCTCGCTCAGCGCAGTCACTATTGGTGATGCTGTCAACAACAATAGTGTAAATACTATGGTTGGTTCTACAAATACCATTGCCAACAGCGCAACTTATGCAGGTGCTACTAGCGGTATTCAGGTAACCGGAACTGGTGTTGATGTGAAGGGTGCTACTGCTAATAGCATCACTGCTACTGGTGCTGGTGCTACTAATAACTTTGTTGCACCAACCACGCTTATCGGTAACGCTAACACCTTTGGCGCATCAACAGTGGGTATCAATGCGCTGGGGGCTACCGGCGTGCTTGATGTGAAGGGCACAACGCTAAATCTGAACAGCTCACAGGGTGCCAATGTCACCAATATCGGCACCGGTACCACGACGGGTGCGGTGAATATCGGCAACGCAGGCAACACGACATCCATGCAGAGTGGAACTAACCTGATTGGTACATTAGTGCCAAATTCTGTAAATACCATCGGTAATGGCACTACGTCTACCAACACCATGCAGGGTGCATCTAACCTGTTGAACGCGACGACCAACACCATTGCCAACAGCGGAACTTATGCAGGTGCGACCAGCGGCATTCAGGTAACCGGCACTGGTGTAGATATCAAGGGTGGTGCAAATAGCCTGACAGGCACCACCAATACTATTACCGGCACTACCAACAACATAGCAGGTGCTACCAATATTAACACCACAACACCAACAGGTACGCTTACAACCATAGGTAATTCTGCTAATGCTGTGACAGATAAAGCGTTGCAGGTAAATGGCGGCATGTCTTCAACCGGTAATTCAACCATTGCTACCGCTAATGGCACCACCAATACTTTTGGTAGCGGTGCAAATGCTAACAACACAATTGGCGGCAGCAGCAACTCTGTGAATACGATTGGTAATGCCTATACATCAACCAATACCATGCAAGGTAACACTAATACCATTTCATCAGCAGGCGGTGCCAATCAGCTTCAAACCAATGCGGCAGGTGCCGCAAACGGTACAACGCTGAGTGGCAGCGGTGTAACCAATGGTGTGGTGATCAGTGGATCTAACGAGGCGACGCCACTTGCCAAATCTCAAGTTATTTTGAATTCAACAACAGCGTCAATGGCAACACCGACAGCAGGCGGTGGTAGTGTGGTGATTAACAACAACACCAGTACTGTGTTAAAAGGCGGTACTGCGGCTGGTGGCACAACCATGACGCTGGATAACAATGGTGCATCGTTTGCCAACAATGGTACCGGCGCACCGGTTAGGGTGGGTGGCATAGCGGATGGTGTGGCGCCAAATGATGCGGTAAATAGACGCCAATATGACTATTTGGATAACAAGCTTGGCGGCGTTGCAGACAAGGCTTATGCCGGCGTTGCATCAGCACTTGCTATGTCTGCTTTGCCGCAGATTCGCCCGGGCTTTAATTATAACGTGGGTATGGCAGTTGGTAACTATGCTAACCAAAGTGCGGTTGCAATTGGTGCTAAGGCAAATATTGGCGAAAACTGGCAAGTGAATGCAAGTGCCGGTGTTAGCCAGGGAAATAATGCCCTTGCCGTGGGCGCTGGTTTTAGCTGGTAG